One window of Trifolium pratense cultivar HEN17-A07 linkage group LG5, ARS_RC_1.1, whole genome shotgun sequence genomic DNA carries:
- the LOC123884667 gene encoding serine acetyltransferase 5: MLQITCNSHATSKAPSSYTNKITITLTLSSQNRPHFSNHTLKLTQPQQPPQTTTLHRTMPTGELRSPPKSTNNSTAVIGFEDEGWLWSQIKAEARRDAESEPALASYLYSTILSHASLERSLSFHLGNKLCSSTLLSTLLYDLFLNAFATDPSLSSAAVADLRAARERDPACISYSHCLLNYKGFLACQAHRVSHLLWRQARRPLALALHSRVADVFAVDIHPAARIGKGVLFDHATGVVVGETAVIGNNVSILHHVTLGGTGKVGGDRHPKIGDGVLIGAGATILGNVKIGEGAKIGAGSVVLIDVPPRTTAVGNPARLVGGKEKPSQHEDVPGESMDHTSFISEWSDYII, translated from the exons ATGTTGCAAATTACATGCAATTCACATGCAACATCAAAAGCACCATCATCATATACTAACAAAATCACAATCACATTGACGCTATCATCACAAAATCGTCCACATTTTTCAAACCACACATTAAAACTCACGCAACCACAACAACCACCACAAACCACCACACTTCACCGAACAATGCCGACCGGCGAACTCCGATCACCAccaaaatcaacaaacaattcCACCGCTGTAATCGGATTCGAAGACGAAGGTTGGTTATGGTCTCAAATCAAAGCTGAAGCACGCCGTGATGCTGAATCGGAACCGGCGTTAGCGAGTTATCTTTACTCAACGATTCTATCTCATGCTTCACTTGAACGATCACTTTCGTTTCATCTCGGTAACAAGCTTTGTTCATCAACGCTTCTTTCAACTCTTCTCTATGATCTTTTTCTCAACGCTTTTGCTACTGATCCTTCTTTGAGTTCTGCTGCTGTTGCTGATCTTCGTGCTGCTCGTGAACGTGATCCTGCTTGTATTTCTTACTCTCACTGTCTTCTCAATTACAAAGGATTTCTCGCTTGTCAG GCGCACCGTGTGTCACACTTGTTGTGGAGGCAGGCTAGGCGGCCCTTAGCTTTGGCGCTACATTCTCGCGTTGCTGATGTATTTGCGGTGGATATTCATCCGGCAGCAAGGATTGGGAAAGGGGTTCTGTTTGATCATGCCACAGGGGTGGTGGTAGGTGAGACAGCTGTGATTGGAAATAATGTGTCAATCCTGCACCATGTCACATTGGGTGGGACTGGAAAGGTTGGTGGGGATCGCCATCCCAAGATTGGGGATGGGGTGCTCATTGGTGCTGGTGCTACCATTCTGGGCAATGTTAAGATTGGGGAAGGTGCTAAGATAGGTGCTGGTTCTGTTGTTTTGATTGATGTGCCGCCGAGGACCACTGCTGTTGGGAACCCAGCGAGATTGGTTGGTGGTAAGGAGAAGCCATCTCAGCATGAGGATGTGCCTGGGGAGTCCATGGACCATACTTCTTTTATCTCTGAGTGGTCTGATTatataatttga